From the genome of Vibrio porteresiae DSM 19223, one region includes:
- the cpdB gene encoding 2',3'-cyclic-nucleotide 2'-phosphodiesterase — translation MTVAPKPLSIAVLCGLLSLSSAAMAETLKLRIIETTDIHANVMDYDYYKDKPSEKIGLDRAATVAKQAKSEVKNALFIDNGDLIQGSPMGDYMAAKGIKPGEVHPVYKAMNTLPYEVGNFGNHEFNYGIDFLKESINDAKFPYINANIYDAKTGEHFFTPYLIRTYRLQDTDGHMQTLKIGYIGFAPPQILVWDKKNLAGKVVVKDIKETAEKLVPEMKSQGADVIVAIPHSGLSTDPYKVGAENSVYYLSTVKGIDAIAFGHAHAVFPGKGFEHLPNVDDVKGTINGVASVMPGRWGSHVGVIDLTLSKQQGKWQVTTGQSEARPIFDSATSRSLAKADPTIVKALAADHAATRQFVNQPIGKANDVMYSYLALVQDDPTIQIVNLAQTDYVKQFIQGDPDLDGLPVLSAAAPFKAGGRKNDPSNYTEVEAGQLSFRNAADLYLYPNTLVALKVTGQQVKDWLECSAGQFNQIDPTTTKAQPLINWDGFRTYNFDVIDGIKYQIDVTQPAKFDGECQPLHPNSSRIVNLTYQGKPLNPKQNFIVATNNYRAYGEKFAGTGAQYVAFDAPDENRTVVANYISRVSKEQGEVTPSADNNWSFAPIVSHTKLDIRFETSPSDKAAQFIQLKKQYPMTKVGLDDTGFAVYRIGLQKE, via the coding sequence AACGTAATGGATTACGATTATTACAAAGATAAACCTTCGGAAAAAATTGGCCTTGATCGTGCAGCAACTGTAGCGAAACAAGCAAAAAGTGAAGTGAAAAATGCCTTGTTTATCGATAATGGCGATCTCATTCAAGGGAGCCCGATGGGCGACTATATGGCAGCGAAAGGGATTAAACCGGGTGAAGTTCATCCTGTTTATAAAGCGATGAATACGCTTCCTTATGAAGTCGGCAATTTTGGTAACCACGAATTTAACTACGGTATCGATTTTCTAAAAGAGAGCATCAATGATGCTAAATTCCCCTACATTAATGCCAATATTTACGATGCAAAAACAGGTGAGCACTTTTTTACTCCCTATCTGATTCGCACCTACCGTTTGCAAGATACCGATGGCCATATGCAGACACTTAAAATCGGGTATATCGGATTTGCTCCACCACAAATATTGGTTTGGGATAAGAAAAATCTCGCTGGAAAAGTGGTGGTCAAAGATATTAAAGAGACCGCTGAAAAATTAGTACCAGAAATGAAGTCGCAAGGTGCGGATGTGATCGTCGCCATTCCTCACTCTGGTCTTTCTACCGATCCCTACAAAGTGGGGGCTGAAAACTCGGTTTATTATCTTTCTACCGTAAAAGGGATTGATGCGATCGCGTTTGGTCACGCGCACGCCGTATTCCCGGGTAAGGGTTTTGAACATTTACCTAATGTCGATGATGTGAAAGGGACAATTAATGGTGTGGCATCAGTGATGCCGGGTCGCTGGGGTAGCCATGTCGGTGTGATTGATCTGACCTTGTCAAAGCAACAAGGAAAATGGCAAGTAACCACAGGGCAATCCGAAGCAAGACCTATCTTTGATAGCGCAACTAGCCGTTCTCTCGCTAAAGCCGATCCCACGATTGTCAAAGCACTTGCAGCAGACCATGCCGCGACTCGCCAATTTGTTAACCAACCAATCGGTAAAGCAAATGATGTGATGTACAGCTATTTAGCACTAGTACAAGATGATCCTACCATTCAGATCGTTAACTTGGCACAAACCGATTATGTGAAACAGTTTATTCAAGGTGATCCAGATCTGGACGGTTTACCAGTACTCTCTGCCGCCGCTCCTTTTAAAGCGGGCGGGCGTAAAAATGATCCATCCAATTACACAGAAGTCGAAGCCGGTCAGCTGTCGTTTCGTAATGCAGCGGATCTTTACCTCTATCCCAATACCCTTGTTGCTTTAAAAGTCACTGGCCAACAAGTCAAAGATTGGCTCGAATGCTCGGCTGGTCAGTTTAATCAAATTGATCCCACCACCACTAAGGCGCAACCATTGATCAACTGGGATGGATTTAGAACGTATAACTTTGATGTGATTGACGGGATCAAATATCAGATCGATGTTACTCAACCTGCAAAATTTGATGGTGAATGTCAGCCATTACATCCCAATTCATCTCGAATCGTTAACCTGACCTATCAAGGTAAACCACTTAATCCGAAGCAAAATTTCATCGTCGCTACGAATAACTATCGTGCTTATGGTGAAAAATTTGCCGGTACCGGCGCTCAATACGTTGCCTTTGATGCACCAGATGAAAACCGTACCGTGGTTGCCAATTACATCTCCCGAGTCAGTAAAGAGCAAGGAGAAGTCACGCCTAGTGCAGACAATAACTGGTCATTTGCGCCAATAGTGAGCCACACTAAACTGGATATCCGCTTTGAAACATCGCCAAGTGACAAAGCTGCACAATTTATCCAACTGAAAAAACAGTATCCTATGACCAAAGTTGGACTCGATGATACTGGGTTTGCGGTCTATCGTATCGGACTACAAAAAGAGTGA
- a CDS encoding Crp/Fnr family transcriptional regulator translates to MLEQPFFDYLTQHGFSKSDATSLCDIGKIIELPTRHIIYHQGEHPDSLYWLNSGLCHSSYLTDDRQEITKELIYEQEWIIPCESLVLDEPSDCLVESLTEVSLIELPLDTLLAWRQSQPQLYIRLFELYALQYTQKLRFNCLFSAEERWQLFQQHFSHLCDKVPHELLRRYLS, encoded by the coding sequence ATGCTTGAACAGCCATTTTTTGATTACTTAACCCAGCATGGATTTTCTAAGTCTGATGCAACGTCGTTATGTGATATCGGGAAAATCATAGAGCTACCCACCAGGCACATTATTTATCATCAAGGGGAACATCCTGATTCGCTTTATTGGCTCAATTCCGGTCTATGCCATTCCAGTTATCTCACGGATGATAGACAAGAGATCACCAAAGAGCTTATCTACGAGCAGGAATGGATTATTCCATGCGAAAGCCTTGTGTTGGATGAACCGAGCGACTGTTTGGTTGAGTCATTAACGGAGGTGAGTTTAATCGAGTTACCACTGGATACGCTTTTAGCTTGGCGCCAAAGCCAACCTCAGCTCTATATTCGTTTATTTGAATTATATGCGTTGCAATACACTCAAAAGCTTCGCTTTAACTGTCTATTTAGTGCAGAGGAGCGTTGGCAGCTCTTTCAGCAACACTTTTCCCATCTGTGTGATAAAGTGCCCCATGAGCTTTTACGCCGTTACCTCAGTTAA
- a CDS encoding GNAT family N-acetyltransferase, producing the protein MDATNDTIQWQCLNFEQLTTNQLYDILRLRVDVFIVEQNCPYHELDNKDRLNGVKHLLATRSGELIAYCRLLAPGVSFRSPSIGRVITLESARGNGLGHQLLEQAIAFASELWPQQPIEIEAQAHLQGYYERHGFVKASEPFLLDNIPHIEMIRAA; encoded by the coding sequence ATGGACGCCACGAACGATACAATACAATGGCAGTGTTTAAACTTTGAACAACTGACCACCAACCAGCTTTACGACATACTCCGTTTACGAGTCGATGTGTTTATTGTCGAACAAAACTGTCCCTACCATGAATTAGATAACAAAGACCGACTCAATGGCGTTAAGCATTTATTGGCAACTCGCTCTGGAGAACTCATTGCTTACTGCCGTTTATTAGCACCGGGAGTCAGCTTTAGATCACCGAGTATTGGTCGCGTCATTACACTGGAAAGTGCTCGTGGAAATGGCTTGGGTCACCAATTACTCGAGCAAGCGATCGCGTTTGCTAGTGAATTATGGCCTCAGCAGCCAATTGAGATTGAAGCTCAGGCTCATCTACAAGGATATTACGAGAGACACGGTTTTGTTAAAGCATCAGAACCTTTTCTACTCGATAACATCCCACACATAGAAATGATAAGAGCAGCATAG
- a CDS encoding LysM-like peptidoglycan-binding domain-containing protein has translation MNRRKKKKQDTDYLLLVKERAAQVDWRGLLHSTKSLWMGLPKLHRKLLYVLIPLELLLLVVPMPTFVDVEQPTDQRVPVNVNRVGLSDQLSEANQTPQSKMWHQYTVKSGDTLAEVFRANSLSMADLNALVSIEGSDKPLSQIKAGQLVRYKMNTKGDLDILQLEKGGQSVMFLRMSDGSFGRSH, from the coding sequence ATGAATCGTCGCAAGAAAAAGAAACAAGATACGGATTATTTGTTACTCGTAAAAGAGCGAGCCGCCCAAGTCGATTGGCGTGGCCTATTGCACAGCACCAAAAGCCTTTGGATGGGTCTACCCAAATTACATCGTAAGCTTTTGTATGTTCTGATTCCCTTAGAATTGCTGCTGCTGGTTGTGCCCATGCCGACGTTTGTCGATGTAGAACAACCCACAGATCAACGGGTTCCTGTCAATGTGAATCGCGTTGGATTAAGTGATCAACTAAGTGAAGCCAACCAAACGCCTCAATCCAAAATGTGGCACCAATACACAGTGAAAAGTGGCGACACATTGGCGGAAGTGTTTCGGGCGAATTCGCTCTCGATGGCTGATTTAAATGCATTGGTGAGTATCGAAGGAAGTGATAAGCCTTTAAGTCAAATAAAGGCAGGGCAGTTAGTTCGGTACAAGATGAACACTAAGGGCGATCTTGACATCTTACAGTTGGAAAAAGGTGGGCAGTCAGTGATGTTCTTACGTATGTCTGATGGCTCATTTGGTCGTAGCCACTAA
- a CDS encoding FKBP-type peptidyl-prolyl cis-trans isomerase — protein MSEVKFETVEQKASYGIGLQMGQQLAGSGLEGLNVDAIAAGIATALVGDMPAIEIDEINNALQALHQRAEEARHEAAKVAASEGESFLKDNALRSEVTVLESGLQYEVLTEGTGAIPTADKSVRVHYHGELVDGTVFDSSVRRGQPAEFPVTGVIKGWVEALQLMPVGSKWKLYIPHNLAYGERGAGAAIPPFAALVFEVELLDIL, from the coding sequence ATGTCTGAAGTGAAATTTGAAACTGTAGAGCAAAAAGCAAGCTACGGTATTGGTCTACAAATGGGCCAACAACTTGCAGGTAGTGGTCTAGAAGGCCTAAACGTTGACGCCATCGCAGCAGGTATTGCTACTGCATTGGTTGGTGACATGCCAGCAATCGAAATCGATGAAATCAACAACGCACTACAAGCTCTTCACCAACGTGCTGAAGAAGCGCGTCATGAAGCAGCAAAAGTAGCTGCATCAGAAGGCGAAAGCTTCCTAAAAGACAACGCTCTTCGTTCAGAAGTAACTGTTTTGGAATCTGGCCTACAGTACGAAGTACTAACTGAAGGTACTGGTGCAATTCCTACTGCAGACAAATCTGTTCGCGTTCATTACCACGGTGAACTAGTTGACGGTACTGTATTTGATAGTTCAGTACGCCGCGGTCAACCAGCAGAATTCCCAGTAACAGGCGTAATCAAGGGTTGGGTGGAAGCACTACAACTTATGCCTGTTGGCTCTAAATGGAAATTGTACATTCCGCACAACCTAGCTTACGGTGAACGTGGCGCAGGTGCAGCAATTCCTCCATTTGCAGCGCTAGTATTCGAAGTAGAACTACTGGATATCCTATAA
- the rplQ gene encoding 50S ribosomal protein L17, with protein MRHRKSGRQLNRNSSHRKAMFSNMASSLVRHEVIKTTLPKAKELRRVVEPLITLAKTDSVANRRLAFARTRDNEVVAKLFNELGPRFAARQGGYTRILKCGFRAGDKAPMAYIELVDRPEAEVAAE; from the coding sequence ATGCGCCATCGTAAGAGTGGTCGTCAACTCAACCGCAACAGCTCACATCGCAAAGCGATGTTTAGCAACATGGCTAGCTCTCTGGTACGTCATGAAGTTATCAAGACAACTTTACCAAAAGCAAAAGAGCTACGTCGCGTAGTTGAGCCTTTGATTACACTAGCTAAGACTGACAGCGTTGCAAACCGTCGTCTAGCATTTGCTCGCACTCGTGATAACGAAGTTGTAGCAAAACTATTTAACGAACTAGGTCCACGTTTCGCAGCACGTCAAGGTGGCTACACTCGTATTCTTAAGTGTGGTTTCCGTGCTGGTGATAAAGCTCCAATGGCATACATTGAGCTTGTTGATCGCCCAGAAGCAGAAGTTGCTGCTGAGTAA
- a CDS encoding DNA-directed RNA polymerase subunit alpha, translating into MQGSVTEFLKPRLVDIEQISATHAKVTLEPLERGFGHTLGNALRRILLSSMPGCAVTEAEIEGVLHEYSTKEGVQEDILEILLNLKGLAVRVADGKDEVFITLNKSGSGPVVAGDITHDGDVEIVNPEHVICHLTDDNAEIAMRIKVQRGRGYVPASARIHTEEDERPIGRLLVDATFSPVDKIAYSVAAARVEQRTDLDKLVIDMETNGTLEPEEAIRRAATILAEQLDAFVDLRDVRVPEEKEEKPEFDPILLRPVDDLELTVRSANCLKAEAIHYIGDLVQRTEVELLKTPNLGKKSLTEIKDVLASRGLSLGMRLENWPPASIAED; encoded by the coding sequence ATGCAGGGTTCTGTAACAGAATTTCTTAAGCCACGTCTTGTTGATATCGAACAGATCAGCGCGACACACGCAAAAGTAACTCTTGAGCCGTTAGAGCGTGGTTTCGGCCATACTCTGGGTAATGCACTTCGCCGAATTCTTCTATCTTCTATGCCTGGCTGTGCAGTCACGGAAGCGGAGATTGAAGGCGTACTTCACGAATACAGCACCAAAGAAGGTGTTCAGGAAGATATCCTTGAGATTCTACTGAACCTGAAGGGTTTAGCTGTTCGCGTTGCTGACGGCAAAGATGAAGTGTTCATTACACTAAACAAATCAGGCTCGGGCCCTGTGGTTGCAGGTGACATCACCCATGATGGTGATGTAGAGATCGTAAACCCTGAGCACGTTATTTGTCATCTAACCGATGATAACGCTGAGATCGCAATGCGTATCAAAGTTCAACGTGGTCGTGGTTATGTTCCGGCGTCTGCCCGTATCCATACCGAAGAAGACGAGCGTCCTATCGGCCGTTTGCTAGTCGATGCAACCTTCAGCCCTGTAGACAAAATTGCCTACTCAGTTGCTGCAGCGCGTGTTGAACAGCGTACAGACCTGGACAAGCTAGTTATCGATATGGAAACGAATGGCACTCTAGAACCTGAGGAAGCTATCCGTCGTGCAGCAACTATTCTTGCTGAACAATTGGATGCATTCGTAGATCTTCGTGATGTACGTGTTCCTGAGGAGAAAGAAGAGAAACCAGAATTCGATCCTATCCTACTGCGTCCTGTAGACGATCTTGAACTAACAGTTCGCTCTGCAAACTGTCTGAAAGCAGAAGCGATTCACTACATCGGTGATCTGGTGCAACGTACTGAAGTTGAGCTTCTGAAAACGCCAAACTTGGGTAAAAAATCTCTTACAGAGATTAAAGACGTTCTTGCATCGCGTGGTTTGTCTCTGGGTATGCGCCTAGAAAACTGGCCACCAGCGTCAATTGCAGAAGATTAA
- the rpsD gene encoding 30S ribosomal protein S4: protein MARYLGPKLKLSRREGTDLFLKSGVRAIDTKCKIDNAPGVHGARRGRLSEYGVQLREKQKVRRMYGVLEKQFRNYYKEAARLKGNTGENLLQLLEGRLDNVVYRMGFGATRAEARQLVSHKAILVNGKVVNVPSFKVAANDVVAIREKAKQQTRIKAALEVAEQREKPTWIEVDGGKMEGTFKRMPERSDLSADINEQLIVELYSK, encoded by the coding sequence ATGGCAAGATATTTGGGTCCTAAGCTTAAGCTTAGCCGCCGCGAAGGTACTGACTTGTTCCTTAAGTCAGGCGTTCGTGCGATTGATACCAAGTGTAAAATCGATAACGCACCAGGTGTACACGGCGCTCGTCGCGGTCGTCTATCTGAGTATGGCGTTCAGCTTCGTGAGAAGCAAAAAGTTCGTCGTATGTACGGCGTGCTTGAGAAGCAATTCCGTAACTACTACAAAGAAGCAGCTCGCCTTAAAGGTAACACTGGTGAGAACCTACTTCAGCTTCTAGAAGGTCGTCTAGATAACGTAGTTTACCGCATGGGCTTTGGCGCAACTCGCGCAGAAGCACGTCAGCTAGTTAGCCACAAAGCTATCCTAGTTAACGGTAAAGTTGTTAACGTTCCTTCTTTCAAAGTTGCGGCTAACGACGTTGTTGCTATCCGCGAGAAAGCTAAACAGCAGACTCGTATTAAAGCAGCTCTAGAAGTTGCTGAACAACGCGAAAAACCAACTTGGATTGAAGTAGATGGTGGCAAGATGGAAGGTACATTCAAGCGTATGCCTGAACGTTCTGATCTATCAGCTGACATCAACGAACAATTGATCGTCGAGCTTTACTCTAAGTAA
- the rpsK gene encoding 30S ribosomal protein S11, which translates to MAKQPTRARKRVRKQVADGVAHIHASFNNTIVTITDRQGNALAWATAGGSGFRGSRKSTPFAAQVAAERCAEMAKEYGLKNLEVMVKGPGPGRESTVRALNAAGFRITNIVDATPIPHNGCRPPKKRRV; encoded by the coding sequence ATGGCAAAACAACCAACTCGCGCACGTAAACGCGTACGCAAACAAGTTGCTGATGGCGTAGCGCATATCCACGCATCTTTCAACAACACAATCGTAACCATTACTGACCGTCAAGGTAACGCTCTTGCATGGGCAACTGCTGGTGGTTCAGGTTTCCGTGGTTCTCGTAAATCAACACCGTTCGCTGCACAGGTTGCTGCTGAACGTTGTGCTGAAATGGCTAAAGAATACGGCCTAAAGAACTTGGAAGTTATGGTTAAGGGTCCTGGTCCAGGTCGCGAATCAACTGTTCGTGCACTGAACGCCGCTGGTTTCCGTATCACTAACATCGTTGATGCGACACCAATCCCTCATAACGGTTGTCGTCCACCTAAGAAACGCCGCGTATAA
- the rpsM gene encoding 30S ribosomal protein S13 — protein MARIAGINIPDQKHAVIALTSIYGIGKTRSKAILAEVGIAEDVKISELTEEQINLLRDGVAKYTVEGDLRREVSMNIKRLMDLGCYRGLRHRRSLPLRGQRTKTNARTRKGPRKPIKK, from the coding sequence GTGGCCCGTATAGCAGGCATTAACATTCCTGATCAAAAACATGCTGTAATTGCATTAACTTCAATCTACGGTATTGGCAAAACCCGCTCTAAAGCTATCCTAGCTGAAGTCGGTATTGCTGAAGATGTTAAGATCAGTGAACTAACTGAAGAGCAGATCAATCTACTGCGTGATGGTGTAGCTAAGTACACTGTAGAGGGTGATCTACGTCGTGAAGTTTCCATGAACATCAAGCGTCTTATGGACCTTGGCTGTTACCGTGGTCTTCGTCATCGTCGCAGTCTACCACTACGTGGACAGCGTACTAAAACCAACGCTCGTACTCGTAAGGGTCCGCGCAAGCCGATCAAGAAATAG
- the rpmJ gene encoding 50S ribosomal protein L36 produces the protein MKVRASVKKICRNCKIIKRNGVVRVICSEPKHKQRQG, from the coding sequence ATGAAAGTTCGTGCTTCCGTTAAAAAAATCTGCCGTAACTGCAAAATTATCAAACGTAACGGTGTCGTTCGCGTTATTTGCAGTGAGCCTAAGCACAAGCAGCGCCAAGGCTAA
- the secY gene encoding preprotein translocase subunit SecY, whose protein sequence is MAKKPGQDFRSAQSGLSELKSRLLFVIGALLVFRAGSFVPIPGIDAAVLADLFEQQKGTIIEMFNMFSGGALSRASILALGIMPYISASIVVQLLTVVHPALAELKKEGEAGRRKISQYTRYGTLVLAIFQAVGIATGLPNMVPNLVVIDQTMFTLIATVSLVTGTMFLMWLGEQITERGIGNGISLLIFAGIVAGLPKAIGQTIEQARQGELHVLLLLLIAVIAFAVIYFVVFMERGQRRIVVNYAKRQQGRKVFAAQSTHLPLKINMAGVIPAIFASSIILFPGTLAQWFGKSGNSAFSWLTDVSLALSPGQPLYDILYAVAIIFFCFFYTALVFNPRETADNLKKSGAFVPGIRPGEQTAKYIDKVMTRLTLAGALYITFICLIPQFMMSAWNVRFYFGGTSLLIVVVVIMDFMAQVQTHMMSHQYESVLKKANLKGYGR, encoded by the coding sequence ATGGCTAAGAAACCAGGACAAGATTTTCGTAGTGCTCAGAGCGGCTTAAGTGAGCTAAAGTCGCGCTTATTATTCGTAATTGGTGCACTTTTAGTATTCCGAGCAGGCTCTTTTGTGCCGATCCCTGGTATTGATGCTGCTGTACTCGCCGATTTGTTCGAACAGCAAAAAGGCACCATCATTGAGATGTTTAACATGTTCTCTGGTGGTGCACTTTCGCGTGCATCTATACTCGCATTGGGCATCATGCCGTATATTTCGGCTTCAATTGTTGTCCAATTGTTGACTGTAGTTCATCCTGCGTTAGCTGAACTCAAAAAAGAGGGTGAAGCAGGGCGTCGTAAGATCAGCCAATATACGCGTTATGGCACGCTTGTGCTTGCAATATTCCAAGCGGTTGGTATCGCAACTGGCCTACCAAACATGGTCCCTAATCTGGTCGTTATCGATCAAACCATGTTTACGCTGATTGCAACCGTAAGTTTAGTAACCGGCACCATGTTCCTAATGTGGTTAGGTGAACAAATTACAGAGCGAGGAATTGGTAACGGTATTTCGTTGCTTATTTTTGCAGGTATTGTTGCTGGATTGCCAAAAGCAATCGGACAAACTATCGAGCAAGCGCGTCAAGGTGAACTGCATGTACTTCTGCTACTATTGATTGCAGTAATTGCTTTTGCAGTAATTTACTTCGTTGTTTTCATGGAACGTGGTCAACGCCGTATCGTCGTTAACTACGCTAAGCGTCAACAAGGTCGTAAGGTGTTTGCTGCGCAAAGCACTCACTTGCCGTTAAAAATTAATATGGCCGGTGTTATTCCTGCTATCTTCGCATCAAGTATCATCCTGTTTCCAGGTACTCTGGCACAGTGGTTTGGTAAGAGCGGTAACTCAGCGTTTAGCTGGTTAACTGATGTCTCATTGGCGTTAAGCCCGGGGCAGCCTCTTTACGATATACTTTATGCAGTAGCGATTATCTTCTTCTGTTTCTTCTACACAGCGTTGGTATTCAACCCTAGAGAAACAGCCGATAATCTTAAGAAGTCAGGTGCGTTCGTACCCGGTATCCGCCCAGGTGAACAGACAGCCAAATATATTGATAAAGTAATGACCCGCCTGACATTGGCTGGCGCGTTATACATTACCTTTATCTGTCTGATCCCTCAGTTCATGATGTCAGCGTGGAACGTACGTTTCTACTTTGGCGGTACATCACTGCTTATCGTAGTGGTTGTGATCATGGACTTCATGGCACAGGTACAGACACATATGATGTCTCATCAATATGAGTCTGTGTTGAAAAAGGCTAATCTGAAAGGTTATGGCCGTTAA
- the rplO gene encoding 50S ribosomal protein L15, which yields MHLNTLSPAAGSKPSKKRLGRGIGSGLGKTGGRGHKGQKSRSGGKVRPGFEGGQMPLKQRLPKFGFTSRKSLVSSEVRLAELAKVTGDVVDLNSLKAANIVAKNIENVKVVLSGEINKAVTVKGLRVTKGAKAAIEAAGGKIEA from the coding sequence ATGCACTTGAATACTCTATCACCGGCTGCTGGTTCTAAACCTTCTAAGAAGCGTTTAGGTCGCGGTATCGGTTCAGGCCTTGGTAAAACTGGTGGCCGTGGCCATAAAGGTCAAAAGTCACGTTCTGGCGGCAAAGTACGTCCAGGTTTTGAAGGCGGTCAAATGCCTCTAAAACAACGTCTACCAAAATTCGGTTTCACTTCTCGTAAGAGCCTAGTGTCATCTGAAGTTCGCCTAGCTGAGCTAGCGAAAGTAACTGGTGACGTAGTTGATCTAAACAGCCTAAAAGCAGCAAACATTGTTGCTAAGAACATCGAGAACGTTAAAGTTGTTCTTTCTGGCGAGATCAACAAAGCAGTGACTGTTAAAGGTCTACGCGTGACTAAAGGCGCTAAAGCTGCTATCGAAGCTGCAGGCGGTAAAATCGAGGCGTAA
- the rpmD gene encoding 50S ribosomal protein L30: MATIKVTQTKSSIGRLPKHKATLRGLGLRRIRHTVELEDTPCVRGMINQVQYMVKVEE, from the coding sequence ATGGCAACTATTAAAGTAACTCAAACTAAAAGCTCAATTGGTCGCCTACCAAAGCATAAAGCTACTTTGCGTGGTCTAGGCCTTCGTCGTATCCGCCATACTGTTGAACTAGAAGATACCCCATGTGTACGTGGTATGATCAATCAAGTTCAATACATGGTTAAAGTTGAGGAGTAA
- the rpsE gene encoding 30S ribosomal protein S5, giving the protein MAKEQQVQANDLQEKLIAVNRVSKTVKGGRIMSFTALTVVGDGNGRVGFGYGKAREVPAAIQKAMEKARRNMTTIALNEGTLHHPVKGRHSGSKVYMQPAAEGTGVIAGGAMRAVLEVAGVHNVLSKAYGSTNPINIVRATIDALGSVKSPEMVAAKRGLTVESISE; this is encoded by the coding sequence ATGGCTAAAGAACAACAAGTTCAAGCGAATGATTTGCAAGAAAAATTAATCGCTGTTAACCGTGTTTCTAAAACGGTTAAAGGTGGTCGAATCATGAGCTTCACCGCGCTAACAGTAGTTGGTGACGGTAATGGTCGTGTAGGTTTCGGTTACGGCAAAGCTCGTGAAGTACCTGCTGCGATTCAAAAAGCAATGGAAAAAGCGCGTCGTAACATGACTACTATCGCGCTAAACGAAGGCACACTTCACCACCCAGTGAAAGGTCGCCATTCGGGCTCTAAAGTTTACATGCAGCCTGCTGCAGAAGGTACTGGTGTTATCGCAGGTGGTGCGATGCGTGCAGTACTAGAAGTTGCTGGTGTACACAACGTATTGTCTAAGGCGTACGGTTCTACTAACCCAATCAACATCGTTCGTGCAACGATCGATGCACTGGGTAGTGTGAAGTCACCTGAAATGGTTGCTGCTAAACGTGGTCTGACTGTTGAATCTATTTCGGAGTAA
- the rplR gene encoding 50S ribosomal protein L18, with protein sequence MDKKASRIRRATRARRKIAELGATRLVVHRTPRHVYAQVIAANGSEVIAAASTVEKAIREQVKYTGNIDAAKAVGKAIAERALEKGVTAVAFDRSGFQYHGRVAALADSAREAGLKF encoded by the coding sequence ATGGATAAGAAAGCATCTCGCATCCGTCGTGCCACTCGTGCACGTCGTAAGATTGCAGAACTGGGTGCAACTCGCCTAGTAGTACACCGTACTCCTCGTCACGTGTACGCACAGGTGATTGCAGCTAACGGCTCTGAGGTTATCGCAGCAGCTTCTACTGTAGAAAAAGCGATCCGTGAGCAGGTTAAATACACCGGTAACATCGATGCTGCAAAAGCAGTAGGTAAAGCTATTGCTGAGCGTGCGCTTGAAAAAGGCGTAACTGCAGTTGCATTTGATCGTTCTGGTTTCCAATACCACGGTCGAGTAGCGGCGCTAGCAGATTCTGCTCGCGAAGCTGGTCTGAAATTCTAA